The genomic DNA ATCGATCTCGGCCGGAGTCGCGGCGTGGGCCGGAACAGTGAGCAACAGCAAAGACCATGTCAGCAAGGTTGCAACAAAAATATCATGGGGCAACCGCCTGAGAGCAAATGGGAAAAACGTGATCATGTATTGGCACCTGCAAAGTTCAAAGGCTTGTGTATTTGGCTATAGATTCAAACGAGTTACATGTTCGTTTGAAATAATATTAAATATATAGTCCATGCCGAACTTCAGGTCTGTACGGGGAATCCCCCACATGGGGAATTTTTCTGGCAATAGTTTGTTTTTATTGATAAATTTTTGGACAAACCCCGTCTTGCAATCAATGTGCTTCGATGCTAGCTGTTAGCCTTGGTGCTTTTTTAAACAATGCCATGGTGTGAGTTTTAAGAGCGGCTCAACGCCTTTTCGCTCTTTGCTCTTTACAGATGTTCTGACGGCGAATCGGTCATGCCCAGGGCCAGGCGGGGAGTGCTTGATCTCTCGATGGAAGATGCGAGGGAGGGCGGGACAATCCCTATGGACACAGTCCCTTACAATACCAACATGCACGCACGGCGCGATGGGATAAAATCATGATCTCAACTCCGGCCCAGGGGATGCGGATATTCCTGGTGGATGACCATCCCTCCATTCTTGATGCCCTGCAGACTATTTTCATACGGAACAGCCATGAGGTTTGTGGCACGGCAACCAACCTGGAAAAGGCTGTGCAAGCCCTGGAAACTTGTGAGCCGAACCTGGTCGTGGTGGATTTGAGCCTTTGTGGAGAGAGCGGGCTGGATCTTATAGCTCCTCTCGTGGAGAGAGATATTCATATTCTTATCTACTCCATGCACGAGGATGCCGCTACGTTGAGACGTGCTTTGCAGGCAGGAGCAATTGGCTATGTTTCCAAGCGTGAACCAATGCCAATATTGCTTGAAGCCCTACAGCACATCCTCGCAGGCAAACGGTATATCAGTCCCCTGGTGGCCCTCAATATTGAATCCTCCTCTTTCACCCATACCTTTCAAGCGCTCAGTGAACGGGAACAGCAAATACTTGCTTTGCTGACGAAAGGTGAAACCAATGCTGAAATAGCTGAATCCCTTGAGATCAGCATCCGCACGGTGGAGTCATACTACGCCCGTATGATCAGCAAACTGGACATGCAGGGGATGAAGGATCTGCGCAAGTACGCAATAGCCGAAGGGCGGTAGCTTTCCCATTCCCAGCGAGAGCTTGCGCCTCGCCAATGAACCAGAAGTGATGGGATGAGAAGTGGCCCGCCCGGCGACAGGAGTCGTGCATTGGCGTGAGCCAGGGAGCGGGCAAAAACCGATGCCGGGCAAACCAAAGAAAGAGAGTGTCGTATCTCCGTGTCCCCCCAGGTTTTCCCCAGTTGAGCCGAAGACTCGCGCGGCCATGCCTTTGGGCAAGCTCCCTGTTTTTCCCGGTCTGCGGCGTGCCGCTCTTGACACGACTTGCGCTTCAATGGCATAGGCACATTGATTAAGGACTTTTTTTGGACATGTCCGCAATTGCTGCATCACAGAGTGACGTCATGGAATCCTCTGCGCAAAATCGGGAAGCCAATGCGAAAAAGACTCGCCCTGATCGGCCCGTCAGACTCCGTGGAGATCATGCAGGAATCGGTGAAACGGTTCTTCCCTGATGCTGCGTTCAAGGCCTATGTCCGGGAGCGCACCGAAGATGTTCACGAAGTCCTGGAGCAAAGCCAGAGCGAATGCGACGGCTTGCTTTTCTCCGGCATCGGTGTCCAGGAAGCGGCCAGGTCCAAGGGCGTCCTCACAAAGCCGTACACCCAGATCGAACGCGGCGCCTACAGCCTTATCCGCGCCTTTTCCGAAATACACCGTCGCGGCCTGTCCTTTGACCGCATCAGCGTCGATGTCGTCAACCAGCAGGTGATTTCCGAGGTCATCCGCGAGTTTGGCA from Pseudodesulfovibrio aespoeensis Aspo-2 includes the following:
- a CDS encoding response regulator, encoding MISTPAQGMRIFLVDDHPSILDALQTIFIRNSHEVCGTATNLEKAVQALETCEPNLVVVDLSLCGESGLDLIAPLVERDIHILIYSMHEDAATLRRALQAGAIGYVSKREPMPILLEALQHILAGKRYISPLVALNIESSSFTHTFQALSEREQQILALLTKGETNAEIAESLEISIRTVESYYARMISKLDMQGMKDLRKYAIAEGR